One Streptosporangium becharense genomic window, CACGGCAACGCGCTGACCCTGCTCGACCTGACCGACCCGGCGGATCCGCCGCGCCACTGGCTCGGCACGGGCACGCTCGGCCACGCCCGGCTCGGTTCGCTGCCGGAACTGGCCGGGATCGTCCGCCGCCGGGACCAGACGCTGAGCGCCTTCGGCTTCGAGCGCGCGGAGCTGGAGGCGCTGGCCCGGATCCTCGCCGGGCGGGGTGTCGACCGCATCGTCCCGTTCGGGCAGGCACTCGCCTTCCATGCCGTCTGGGATGGGATCGACCTGCTCAGGGAGTGCACGCGGCTGGTGACGATCTCGGTCTGAGCGGGCGGGGAACGGGCCGGGACCGGCCGGAAGGCCCGTGCCCGTCCCTGAATTTTCGCTGACAGTAGTCTGAAGGGCCGCTGATAGATCCTCCGGTTACCAGGCTTCTGGGCGAAGTGTCCGGATAAGATGCCTTTCTTGTCCCCTCAGTAACACCCGCAACGTCCGGAGTTTTCCCTCATGAAGTCTCCCACCCGATTGTTGTTGGCCACCTCGTGTGCGCTGACACTGGTGTCGGCACCGACTGCCGCGTGGAGCGCGGACAAGCCCAAGGCGGCGGGCGAGGCCACGTCCACCGCCAAGGTCGCCTCCGTCGACTGCGCCAAGGTCAAGTGCATCGCGCTGACCTTCGACGACGGCCCCGGTAAGTACGCCGACAAGCTCCTCGACACCCTCAAGAAGTACAAGTCCAAGGCGACGTTCTTCCTTGAGGGCCAGTACGTGAAGTCCCGTCCGGCCTTCGCCAAGCGCATGGTCGCCGAGGGGCACGACATCGGCAACCACAGCTACACGCACCCGCACCTGCGCGAGATCTCCGAAGACAGGATCCGCGAGGAGCTGACCAAGACGCAGGACCTCGTCAAGAAGGTCACCGGGAAGTACCCGACGACCATCCGGCCGCCGTACGGCGAGTTCGACGAGCGGGTCCAGGCCATCGCCACCGAGATGGGCATGCCGATCATCCTGTGGAACGGCGGTTCCCGCGACTGGGCCACCAGGAACGAGACGGCCATCTACAACGAGGTGCTCAAGAACGCCAAGCGTGACGGCGTCATCCTCATGCACGACTGGGTCGAGCAGACCGTCAAGGTGATGCCGAAGCTGCTGGTCGCGCTGCAGAAGCAGGGCTACCACGTGGTCGCCGTCTCCTCCCTGCGCGGCGCCAAGGGCGTCAAGGCCGGCGACATCTACCCGGTCGGGTCGGAGAAGGATCAGGACCTGTCGTCGGAGTCGCCCACCGGTGACCCCGAGTCGTACGCGGAGTCGCCCGCGGACGGTCTCTGAGCGAGCCGCCTGCCCAGCCGCTGCATGGGAAGCTCCACGTAGCGGTAGGTGAGCGTGCTCAGGCCGAGCACCACCAGCACCAGTCCCGCCGACAGCGGCAGCTGCACCACCGGCTGCGCGGCCCGGACGTCGCCGACGACGGCGTTCGCGATCCGCAGCAGCGGGTGGTGCAGCAGGTAGACCGAGTAGCTGATCAGGCCCAGCCGGACGAGGAACCGGGGCAGCCCGCGCTCACGCGCGGCCATCGCGATCGCGAACGTCGCCCCCGCCAGGGCCATCGTGGCGAGCCACGGGCCGGGCTGCACCCACCACCAGCCCGCCTGGTCCGCCCAGATCGGCGCCAGCGCCACGAGCGCGGTAGCGGCGGCCACCGGCCGGAGCCCGCCGCCGCCCTCCTCCCAGCGGCGGATCGCGGTCCCGGTGAACATCACCGCGAGGATCGC contains:
- a CDS encoding polysaccharide deacetylase family protein; this translates as MSAPTAAWSADKPKAAGEATSTAKVASVDCAKVKCIALTFDDGPGKYADKLLDTLKKYKSKATFFLEGQYVKSRPAFAKRMVAEGHDIGNHSYTHPHLREISEDRIREELTKTQDLVKKVTGKYPTTIRPPYGEFDERVQAIATEMGMPIILWNGGSRDWATRNETAIYNEVLKNAKRDGVILMHDWVEQTVKVMPKLLVALQKQGYHVVAVSSLRGAKGVKAGDIYPVGSEKDQDLSSESPTGDPESYAESPADGL